The following are encoded in a window of Microbacterium sp. LWO13-1.2 genomic DNA:
- a CDS encoding DUF808 domain-containing protein encodes MSVGLLAVVDDILSAALKASAKAAGVVIDDAAVTPQYVQGITPARELPVVGKIALGSLANKFLVIIPAALLLTAFAPFVLPYLLIIGGAYLCFEGAEKVLEWFGVQHGHGEEESRDEKRLVLGAVRTDLILSTEIMLISLAGLDADMGIWMTLAVLSVIALLMTGVVYGAVALLVKIDDIGLRMAQSGTAHVVRTGNRIVNSMPAVFRFISILGTVAMLWVGGHLVLVNLAEVGVHFGADILHGIEHALEPLGPVIVWIGDTLFSAIAGLALGLAIVGLVLLVVRMLGKKPNFHEGEVSPADVHV; translated from the coding sequence ATGTCGGTTGGTCTGCTCGCCGTCGTCGACGACATCCTGAGCGCAGCGCTCAAGGCATCCGCGAAAGCCGCGGGCGTCGTCATCGACGATGCCGCCGTGACCCCGCAATACGTCCAGGGCATCACGCCCGCACGAGAGCTGCCGGTCGTCGGCAAGATCGCCCTCGGATCGCTGGCGAACAAGTTCCTCGTCATCATCCCGGCCGCACTTCTGCTGACGGCTTTCGCGCCGTTCGTGCTGCCGTACCTGCTCATCATCGGTGGCGCGTATCTGTGCTTCGAAGGCGCCGAGAAGGTGCTGGAGTGGTTCGGAGTGCAGCACGGACACGGCGAGGAGGAGTCCCGCGATGAGAAGCGCCTCGTCCTCGGCGCCGTGCGCACCGACCTGATCCTCTCCACTGAGATCATGCTCATCTCGCTCGCCGGCCTCGACGCGGACATGGGCATCTGGATGACCCTCGCCGTGCTCTCGGTCATCGCCCTGCTGATGACCGGTGTCGTCTACGGTGCAGTGGCGCTGCTGGTGAAGATCGACGACATCGGCTTGCGGATGGCCCAGAGCGGCACCGCGCACGTCGTCCGCACCGGCAACCGCATCGTGAACTCGATGCCCGCCGTGTTCCGCTTCATCAGCATCCTCGGGACCGTCGCGATGCTCTGGGTCGGTGGCCACCTCGTGCTCGTGAACCTCGCCGAGGTGGGTGTGCACTTCGGTGCCGACATCCTGCACGGCATCGAGCACGCCCTCGAACCTCTCGGGCCCGTCATCGTCTGGATCGGCGACACGCTCTTCTCCGCGATCGCCGGCCTGGCGTTGGGCCTCGCAATCGTCGGGCTGGTACTGCTGGTCGTGCGGATGCTGGGCAAGAAGCCGAACTTCCACGAGGGCGAGGTGTCCCCGGCAGACGTTCACGTCTGA
- the pucL gene encoding factor-independent urate hydroxylase, whose product MTETDRIVLGHNQYGKAEVRVVKVTRDSERHEIEDLNVTSQLRGDFQAAHLAGDNAHVVATDTQKNTIFAFARDGIGSPEKFLLRLSDHFTGEFAWVDGGRWLAESYTWDRIQVDGADHDHSFVRNGQVTRTAVVVAEGQRRHIIAGLKGLTVLKTTQSGFVGYPKDRYTSLQETTDRILATDVTARWRYAEGEGARDLDFTAIYDDVKRLLLEEFTRRYSAALQTTLFDMGRLVLEAHPEIAEIRLSMPNKHHFVVDLSPFGLDNPNEVFFASDRSYGLIEATVTREGQAEVPQAWEAATSFC is encoded by the coding sequence ATGACCGAGACCGACCGCATCGTCCTGGGCCACAACCAATACGGCAAAGCGGAGGTCCGCGTCGTCAAGGTGACTCGCGACAGCGAACGACACGAGATCGAAGATCTGAACGTCACCTCGCAGTTGCGCGGCGACTTCCAGGCCGCGCACCTGGCGGGCGACAACGCGCACGTCGTGGCCACCGATACCCAGAAGAACACCATCTTCGCCTTCGCCCGCGACGGCATCGGCTCGCCCGAGAAGTTCCTGCTGCGCCTGTCCGACCACTTCACGGGTGAGTTCGCCTGGGTCGACGGCGGACGTTGGCTCGCCGAGAGCTACACCTGGGACCGCATCCAGGTCGACGGCGCAGACCACGATCACTCGTTCGTCCGCAACGGCCAGGTCACACGTACCGCGGTCGTCGTCGCCGAGGGGCAGAGGCGGCACATCATCGCGGGGCTCAAGGGCCTCACCGTGCTGAAGACCACGCAGTCGGGATTCGTCGGCTACCCCAAGGATCGATACACCTCGCTGCAGGAGACGACCGACCGCATCCTCGCGACCGATGTCACCGCTCGCTGGCGCTATGCCGAGGGTGAAGGTGCGCGAGACCTCGACTTCACCGCGATCTACGACGACGTCAAGCGACTGCTCCTGGAGGAATTCACCCGTCGCTATTCGGCAGCTCTGCAGACGACTCTGTTCGACATGGGGCGCCTCGTGCTCGAAGCGCACCCCGAGATCGCCGAGATCCGCCTGTCGATGCCGAACAAGCACCACTTCGTCGTCGATCTCTCCCCGTTCGGACTCGACAACCCGAACGAGGTCTTCTTCGCCTCCGACCGTTCCTACGGCCTGATCGAGGCGACCGTGACCCGCGAGGGACAGGCCGAGGTTCCGCAGGCTTGGGAGGCGGCGACCTCCTTCTGCTGA
- the allB gene encoding allantoinase AllB: MRLVIAPDKFKGSLTAPEVAERVASGARRADSSIEVLTVPVADGGEGTLDAVLAAGFEQRTAVVAGPTGAQVEAAFAVRDDEAVVEMARASGLDLLPEGRKDALGATSLGTGQLVRAALDAGCRRIVLGIGGSASTDGGAGLLQGLGARFLDDAGRELPLGGAALARLAGVDLTGLDPRIAEAEIVLASDVDNVLVGPTGAAAVFGPQKGASPDDVAVLDAALAHLVAVLGAARGALPVPAAEAASSAGAGAAGGVGFAAIALGAVRRAGIDVVLEMTALADRLRGADAVITGEGSLDEQSLMGKTPIGVARAAAAAGVPVYAVCGRSTLSAEVVADAGFAGVRALSELEPDPERSMKNAGVLLEELAESMVRAMPVPRYDVVLRGRALIDGAFADAEIGVRAGRIARIAPAGAELDADHIVELADDEVLLPGLVDTHVHVNEPGRTEWEGFESATRAAAAGGVTTIVDMPLNSIPPTVSVAALDEKRAVADGRVFVDVGFWGGAVPGNLADLAPLHDEGVFGFKCFLLPSGVDEFPDLSVKEMRQAMAVLAGLGSMLIVHAEDAHIIEESVQPGSREYAPFLASRPRSAEDAAIAEVIRGAVDTGVRAHILHLSNADSLGRIAAARADGVDLTVETCPHYLTLAAEDIPAGNTAFKCCPPIREEGNRDELWRGLADGVIDFIVSDHSPSTPEMKFAGDGDFAVAWGGIASLQLGLPLVWTEARRRGLTLEHVVALMSAKPADRVGLSDKGRIREGNAADFAVFAPDETFTVDAAALAHRHPITPYDGRELSGVVRSTYLAGIPVEKDVPRGRLLRRAGIENGARS; the protein is encoded by the coding sequence ATGCGGCTGGTCATCGCTCCGGACAAGTTCAAGGGGTCGCTCACGGCTCCCGAGGTGGCCGAACGGGTCGCCTCGGGGGCTCGTCGAGCCGACTCCTCGATCGAAGTCCTCACCGTCCCCGTCGCCGATGGCGGCGAGGGAACGCTCGACGCCGTGCTCGCAGCCGGGTTCGAGCAGCGCACCGCGGTGGTGGCCGGCCCCACGGGTGCGCAGGTCGAGGCGGCGTTCGCCGTGCGCGATGATGAGGCGGTCGTCGAGATGGCGCGGGCATCAGGACTCGATCTGCTTCCCGAGGGCCGCAAAGACGCCCTCGGCGCGACGAGTCTGGGCACCGGTCAGCTCGTGCGGGCGGCGCTGGATGCCGGATGCCGGCGGATCGTGCTCGGAATCGGCGGCAGTGCGTCCACCGACGGCGGCGCCGGCCTGCTGCAAGGGCTCGGCGCGCGCTTCCTCGACGATGCGGGTCGCGAGCTTCCGCTCGGTGGTGCCGCTCTTGCGCGCCTGGCCGGGGTCGACCTGACGGGCCTCGATCCGCGCATCGCCGAGGCGGAGATCGTTCTCGCCAGCGACGTCGACAACGTGCTCGTCGGGCCGACGGGCGCCGCAGCGGTGTTCGGCCCGCAGAAGGGCGCCTCGCCAGACGATGTCGCTGTGCTGGATGCCGCACTCGCGCATCTGGTCGCGGTGCTCGGCGCGGCCCGTGGCGCGCTTCCGGTCCCGGCCGCTGAGGCGGCGTCGAGTGCCGGCGCCGGAGCGGCGGGCGGGGTCGGTTTCGCGGCCATCGCTCTGGGCGCCGTCCGACGAGCGGGCATCGACGTCGTCCTGGAGATGACAGCTCTGGCCGATCGTCTGCGCGGGGCTGATGCCGTCATCACCGGCGAGGGCAGCCTCGACGAGCAGAGCCTGATGGGCAAGACTCCGATCGGGGTCGCCCGTGCCGCAGCCGCTGCCGGGGTTCCCGTGTACGCCGTGTGCGGGCGCAGCACGCTCTCCGCAGAGGTCGTCGCCGATGCCGGTTTCGCCGGGGTGCGCGCGCTCTCGGAGCTGGAGCCGGATCCCGAGCGGAGCATGAAGAACGCCGGGGTGCTGCTCGAAGAGCTCGCAGAGAGTATGGTGCGGGCCATGCCGGTGCCACGCTACGACGTCGTCCTTCGCGGCCGCGCGCTCATCGACGGCGCATTCGCGGATGCTGAGATCGGCGTGCGCGCTGGCCGCATCGCTCGGATCGCTCCTGCCGGGGCCGAACTGGATGCCGACCACATCGTCGAACTCGCCGACGACGAGGTGCTGCTCCCCGGCCTCGTCGACACGCACGTGCACGTCAACGAGCCCGGCCGCACCGAGTGGGAGGGCTTCGAATCCGCGACGCGCGCCGCCGCAGCCGGCGGCGTCACCACCATCGTCGACATGCCGCTGAACAGCATCCCGCCGACCGTCTCGGTCGCAGCCCTCGATGAGAAGCGTGCCGTCGCCGATGGCCGCGTCTTCGTCGACGTCGGATTCTGGGGCGGTGCCGTTCCGGGCAATCTCGCCGACCTGGCGCCGTTGCACGACGAAGGCGTCTTCGGTTTCAAGTGCTTCCTGCTGCCGTCGGGCGTCGACGAGTTCCCCGACCTGTCGGTGAAAGAGATGCGTCAGGCGATGGCGGTGCTCGCCGGCCTCGGATCGATGTTGATCGTGCACGCCGAAGACGCGCACATCATCGAGGAATCCGTGCAGCCGGGCAGCCGCGAGTACGCGCCGTTCCTCGCTTCGCGCCCTCGGTCCGCCGAGGACGCGGCGATCGCCGAAGTCATCCGCGGGGCCGTCGACACCGGCGTGCGGGCGCACATCCTGCACCTGTCCAACGCCGATTCGCTGGGCCGCATCGCCGCTGCCCGCGCCGACGGCGTCGACCTGACCGTCGAGACGTGTCCGCACTACCTGACGCTCGCCGCCGAAGACATTCCGGCCGGAAACACGGCGTTCAAGTGCTGCCCGCCGATCCGCGAGGAGGGCAACCGCGACGAGCTGTGGCGAGGACTCGCCGACGGTGTGATCGACTTCATCGTCTCGGACCACTCGCCCTCCACGCCCGAGATGAAGTTCGCCGGCGACGGAGACTTCGCGGTCGCGTGGGGTGGCATCGCCTCACTGCAGCTGGGTCTTCCGCTGGTGTGGACGGAGGCCCGCCGACGCGGTCTCACGCTCGAGCACGTCGTCGCGCTCATGTCCGCGAAGCCGGCGGATCGCGTCGGATTGTCCGACAAGGGCCGCATCCGCGAAGGCAACGCGGCGGACTTCGCCGTCTTCGCTCCTGACGAGACGTTCACCGTGGATGCTGCGGCGCTGGCGCACCGGCATCCGATCACCCCCTACGACGGCCGCGAGCTGAGCGGTGTCGTGCGGTCGACCTACCTGGCCGGGATTCCGGTCGAGAAGGACGTTCCGCGCGGACGGCTGCTGCGTCGCGCCGGTATCGAGAATGGAGCACGCTCATGA
- a CDS encoding 2-hydroxy-3-oxopropionate reductase, producing the protein MSSIAVIGLGIMGLPMAKNLLAAGHSVIGFNLTQDRIDALVEAGGQGASGIADAVADADIIITMVPDSPDVAAAVRGEDGVFANARQGALWIDASSIRPDVAKELAEEAIAGGLRAVDAPVSGGEQGAIDAALSIMVGGTDEDFAAALPILESVGKTIVHVGPAGAGQTVKAANQLIVAVNIQALAEAIIFLEAYGVDTDAALKVLGGGLAGSKVLDQKGQKMLDRDFAPGFRLALHNKDMGIITAAARQAGITIPLGAHVAQLVGSTVQQGDGGLDHSGLFKLTAAFAGRS; encoded by the coding sequence ATGAGCAGCATCGCAGTCATCGGCCTCGGAATCATGGGCCTGCCCATGGCCAAGAACCTCCTCGCCGCCGGCCACTCCGTCATCGGATTCAACCTCACTCAGGACCGCATCGACGCTCTCGTCGAGGCCGGAGGCCAGGGCGCGAGCGGTATCGCGGATGCCGTCGCCGACGCCGACATCATCATCACGATGGTCCCGGACTCGCCGGATGTCGCGGCTGCCGTCCGCGGTGAAGACGGCGTCTTCGCCAACGCCCGCCAGGGTGCGCTGTGGATCGATGCATCCAGCATCCGTCCCGACGTGGCCAAGGAGCTCGCCGAAGAGGCGATCGCCGGCGGCCTGCGTGCCGTCGACGCCCCCGTATCGGGCGGCGAACAGGGCGCGATCGACGCCGCGCTGTCGATCATGGTCGGCGGTACCGACGAGGACTTCGCCGCCGCGCTCCCGATCCTGGAATCCGTCGGCAAGACCATCGTCCACGTCGGCCCTGCCGGTGCCGGACAGACGGTCAAGGCCGCCAATCAGCTCATCGTCGCGGTGAACATCCAGGCGCTCGCCGAGGCGATCATCTTCCTCGAGGCGTACGGCGTCGACACGGACGCCGCGCTCAAGGTCCTCGGCGGCGGCCTCGCCGGTTCCAAGGTCCTCGACCAGAAGGGTCAGAAGATGCTCGATCGCGACTTCGCCCCCGGCTTCCGCCTCGCCCTGCACAACAAGGACATGGGCATCATCACCGCCGCCGCACGACAGGCCGGCATCACCATCCCGCTCGGCGCCCACGTGGCCCAGCTCGTCGGTTCGACCGTGCAGCAGGGCGACGGCGGCCTCGACCACTCCGGACTCTTCAAGCTGACCGCCGCATTCGCCGGCCGCAGCTGA
- a CDS encoding alpha/beta fold hydrolase, whose translation MDDVALPLSDLTTMPEPQHVYTADGIRLATYTWGDVDAPVIVAVHGFASNARDNWVLTGWVRDLTRAGYRVLALDQRGHGLSQKPHLPPDYAIRTLATDVEAVMDAYLVDDAFYVGYSLGARVGWEVVRDLPQRIGRAVLGGVPDGIPLARLDLDQVRAFVADGTPVQDPTTQNYIALTERVAGNDLQALVALAEGMRRSRTIDPDPADAPPQPILFATGSKDAIIEGSRNLASAAPQGRFFEIPDRNHFNAPGSRAFRETALAFFAEA comes from the coding sequence ATGGATGACGTGGCCCTTCCTCTCTCCGATCTGACGACGATGCCGGAGCCGCAGCATGTGTACACGGCTGATGGCATCAGGCTCGCGACGTACACCTGGGGCGATGTCGATGCCCCCGTGATCGTGGCCGTGCACGGCTTCGCGTCCAACGCCCGCGACAACTGGGTACTCACGGGCTGGGTGCGCGACCTCACCCGTGCGGGATACCGCGTGCTCGCCCTGGATCAGCGCGGACACGGCCTGAGCCAGAAGCCGCACCTGCCGCCGGACTACGCCATCCGCACCCTGGCGACCGACGTCGAGGCGGTGATGGACGCGTACCTCGTGGATGACGCGTTCTACGTCGGCTACTCGCTCGGCGCGCGGGTCGGCTGGGAAGTGGTCCGCGATCTGCCGCAGCGGATCGGGCGCGCGGTGCTCGGCGGTGTGCCGGACGGCATCCCCCTCGCCCGACTCGATCTCGACCAGGTGCGGGCATTCGTCGCCGACGGCACGCCGGTGCAGGATCCCACGACGCAGAACTACATCGCCCTCACCGAACGGGTTGCCGGCAACGACCTGCAGGCCCTCGTCGCTCTGGCCGAGGGGATGCGGCGGTCACGGACAATCGACCCGGATCCGGCGGATGCTCCGCCTCAGCCGATCCTGTTCGCCACCGGCTCGAAGGACGCCATCATCGAGGGCTCCCGGAATCTCGCCTCCGCGGCCCCGCAGGGACGCTTCTTCGAGATCCCGGACCGGAACCACTTCAACGCCCCGGGCTCGAGGGCGTTCCGCGAGACGGCGCTGGCGTTCTTCGCAGAGGCCTGA
- the uraH gene encoding hydroxyisourate hydrolase, with amino-acid sequence MSASPTVSHITTHVLDAVQGLPASGVAVQLSALRDGEWQLLAEAVTDADGRAKQLGPETVPAGAYRLRFDTGAYFATRSIPTFFPEAQLTFVIDDEARHYHVPLLLSPFAYSTYRGS; translated from the coding sequence ATGAGTGCATCGCCTACCGTCTCGCACATCACGACGCACGTGCTCGATGCCGTGCAGGGGCTTCCCGCCTCTGGTGTGGCGGTCCAGTTGTCCGCTCTCCGTGACGGGGAGTGGCAGCTCCTGGCCGAAGCCGTGACCGATGCCGATGGCCGAGCGAAGCAGCTCGGCCCGGAGACTGTCCCCGCCGGCGCCTACCGCCTCCGGTTCGACACCGGAGCGTACTTCGCGACCCGGAGCATTCCGACCTTTTTTCCGGAGGCGCAGCTCACCTTCGTCATTGATGACGAAGCACGCCACTATCACGTGCCGTTGCTGCTGAGCCCCTTCGCCTATTCGACCTACCGAGGAAGCTGA
- the gcl gene encoding glyoxylate carboligase, producing MTRMRAVDAAVAILVKEGATEAFGLPGAAINPFYSAMRANGGIRHTLARHVEGAAHMADGYTRAADGNIGLCIGTSGPAGTDMITGLYAAWADSLPILCITGQAPVAKLHKEDFQAVDIETIAKPLTKMAMTVLEAAQVPGAFQKAFQLMREGRPGPVLIDLPIDVQQTEIEFDIDTYEPLPVARPAASRRQAEKAIDMLTASARPLIVAGGGIINAGASEQLVELAEILGVPVIPTLMGWGTIPDDHELNAGMVGLQTSHRYGNQTMLAADFVIGIGNRWANRHTGSVEKYTEGRTFVHVDIEPTQIGRVFAPDFGIVSDAGAALDAFIEVARERRTAGTLPDYSAWAAESRERKATLQRKTHFDNVPMKPQRVYEEMNRAFGKDVTYVTTIGLSQIAGAQLLHVFGPRRWINAAQAGPLGWTGPAALGVVRGKPGETVVALSGDYDFQFMIEELAVGAQHKLPYIHVVVNNSYLGLIRQSQRPFDMDYHVSLAFDNVNSPHVEGSTANGYGVDHVKVAEGLGCKAIRVERPEDLAAAFTEAQALIERFQVPVVVEAILERVTNVPMGAEIDSINEFEDLAITPEDAPTAILSLARV from the coding sequence ATGACTCGTATGCGTGCGGTGGATGCCGCCGTGGCCATCCTGGTGAAGGAGGGCGCCACCGAGGCGTTCGGCCTTCCCGGGGCGGCGATCAACCCGTTCTACTCCGCGATGCGCGCCAACGGCGGCATCCGGCACACCCTGGCCCGTCACGTCGAGGGCGCAGCCCACATGGCCGACGGCTACACCCGTGCCGCCGACGGCAACATCGGCCTCTGCATCGGCACGTCCGGCCCAGCCGGCACCGACATGATCACCGGCCTCTACGCCGCGTGGGCCGATTCGCTGCCGATCCTCTGCATCACCGGCCAGGCGCCGGTGGCGAAGCTGCACAAGGAGGACTTCCAGGCGGTCGACATCGAGACCATCGCGAAGCCGCTCACGAAGATGGCGATGACCGTCCTCGAGGCGGCCCAGGTTCCCGGTGCCTTCCAGAAGGCCTTCCAGCTGATGCGCGAGGGGCGGCCGGGGCCGGTGCTCATCGACCTGCCGATCGACGTGCAGCAGACCGAGATCGAGTTCGACATCGACACGTACGAGCCGCTTCCGGTGGCCAGACCTGCGGCATCCCGCCGTCAGGCCGAGAAGGCGATCGACATGCTCACCGCGAGCGCACGCCCGCTGATCGTCGCGGGTGGCGGCATCATCAATGCCGGTGCGTCGGAGCAGCTCGTGGAGCTGGCCGAGATCCTCGGCGTCCCGGTGATCCCGACCCTGATGGGCTGGGGCACGATCCCCGACGACCACGAGCTGAACGCCGGCATGGTGGGTCTGCAGACGTCGCACCGCTACGGCAACCAGACCATGCTCGCGGCCGACTTCGTGATCGGCATCGGCAACCGGTGGGCGAACCGTCACACCGGCAGCGTCGAGAAGTACACCGAGGGCCGTACGTTCGTGCACGTCGACATCGAGCCGACGCAGATCGGTCGCGTGTTCGCTCCCGACTTCGGGATCGTCTCGGATGCCGGGGCCGCCCTCGACGCCTTCATCGAGGTCGCTCGGGAGCGTCGTACCGCTGGCACCCTGCCGGACTACTCGGCATGGGCGGCGGAGAGCCGCGAGCGCAAGGCGACGCTTCAGCGCAAGACGCACTTCGACAACGTGCCGATGAAGCCGCAGCGCGTCTACGAGGAGATGAACCGCGCCTTCGGCAAGGACGTCACCTACGTCACGACCATCGGCCTCTCGCAGATCGCCGGCGCACAGCTGCTGCACGTGTTTGGTCCTCGCCGGTGGATCAACGCCGCGCAGGCCGGGCCGCTCGGCTGGACCGGCCCCGCCGCCCTCGGCGTGGTCCGCGGCAAGCCGGGGGAGACCGTGGTCGCGCTGTCCGGCGACTACGACTTCCAGTTCATGATCGAAGAGCTCGCGGTGGGCGCGCAGCACAAGCTGCCCTATATCCACGTCGTGGTGAACAACAGCTATCTGGGGCTCATCCGCCAGTCGCAGCGCCCGTTCGACATGGATTACCACGTCTCGCTCGCCTTCGACAACGTCAACTCGCCCCACGTCGAGGGCAGCACGGCGAACGGCTACGGCGTCGACCACGTCAAGGTCGCCGAGGGCCTGGGCTGCAAGGCGATCCGTGTGGAGCGGCCCGAGGATCTGGCCGCGGCGTTCACCGAGGCCCAGGCGCTCATCGAGCGGTTCCAGGTGCCCGTCGTGGTCGAGGCGATCCTGGAGCGCGTGACCAACGTGCCGATGGGCGCCGAGATCGACAGCATCAACGAGTTCGAAGATCTCGCGATCACGCCGGAGGATGCTCCGACGGCGATCCTCTCTCTCGCCAGGGTCTGA
- the msrA gene encoding peptide-methionine (S)-S-oxide reductase MsrA has translation MSDTGNITRTPGAETAVLAGGCFWGMEDLIRRQPGVLGTRVGYTGGSNDHATYRNHPGHAEAVEIVFDPTKTTYRDILAFFFQIHDPSTLDRQGNDVGSSYRSAIFPLSPEQEQVARDTIADVDASGLWPAKAVTAIEPEGPFWEAEPEHQDYLIRYPNGYTCHFPRAGWVLPRREA, from the coding sequence ATGAGCGACACCGGAAACATCACCCGCACCCCAGGCGCTGAGACGGCGGTCCTCGCCGGCGGATGCTTCTGGGGCATGGAAGACCTGATCCGCCGCCAGCCCGGCGTGCTCGGTACGCGCGTCGGCTACACCGGCGGATCGAACGATCACGCCACCTACCGGAACCACCCGGGGCACGCCGAGGCCGTCGAGATCGTCTTCGATCCGACCAAGACGACGTACCGCGACATCCTCGCCTTCTTCTTCCAGATCCACGACCCGTCGACCCTGGACCGCCAGGGCAACGACGTCGGCTCGAGCTACCGCTCGGCGATCTTCCCGCTCTCGCCCGAGCAGGAGCAGGTCGCGCGCGACACCATCGCCGACGTGGATGCGTCCGGCCTCTGGCCGGCGAAGGCCGTCACCGCGATCGAGCCGGAGGGGCCGTTCTGGGAGGCCGAGCCCGAGCACCAGGACTACCTGATCCGCTACCCCAACGGCTACACGTGCCACTTCCCTCGTGCGGGTTGGGTGCTGCCGCGGCGCGAGGCCTGA
- the bcp gene encoding thioredoxin-dependent thiol peroxidase — translation MINSSEELEVGQTAPDFSLTDATGTVRTLAELRGTPVIVYFYPAAFTPGCTTEACDFRDNLGSFQGAGYAVIGISPDPVAKLAEFAAEEQLSFPLLSDESADVAKAWGAWGQKTRNGRTFDGLIRTTAVIDAAGVVTSIEYNVDPAGHVARLRESLAMQSGE, via the coding sequence ATGATCAACTCCTCAGAAGAACTGGAGGTCGGTCAGACCGCCCCCGACTTCTCCCTCACCGACGCGACCGGCACGGTGCGCACCCTCGCAGAGCTGCGCGGCACGCCGGTGATCGTCTACTTCTACCCGGCCGCCTTCACCCCGGGCTGCACGACCGAAGCATGCGACTTCCGTGACAATCTCGGCTCCTTCCAGGGGGCGGGCTACGCGGTCATCGGGATCTCGCCCGACCCGGTCGCGAAGCTCGCCGAGTTCGCGGCGGAGGAGCAGCTGAGCTTCCCGCTGCTCTCCGACGAGAGCGCGGACGTTGCCAAGGCGTGGGGAGCGTGGGGGCAGAAGACCCGCAACGGGCGCACCTTCGACGGATTGATCCGCACGACGGCCGTCATCGACGCAGCGGGTGTGGTCACGTCGATCGAGTACAACGTCGACCCGGCAGGGCACGTCGCCCGGCTCCGGGAGTCGCTTGCGATGCAGAGCGGAGAGTGA
- the uraD gene encoding 2-oxo-4-hydroxy-4-carboxy-5-ureidoimidazoline decarboxylase, with translation MLLDEFNRADRSDAIAVLRPCVDVTRWCQEIADRRPYATVDDFLAEAARAADPFTAQEIEAALAHHPRIGERADGQSREATMSRSEQAGIDPADSEIQQALQAGNRRYEEQFGRVFLIRAAGRSADQILSILQDRLQNDAVAEERVVAGQLREIALLRLKGTVTA, from the coding sequence ATGCTGCTCGATGAGTTCAACCGCGCGGATCGGAGCGACGCCATCGCCGTGCTCCGGCCCTGCGTCGACGTGACGCGATGGTGTCAGGAGATCGCCGATCGCCGGCCGTATGCCACCGTCGACGACTTCTTGGCTGAGGCCGCTCGAGCCGCCGACCCCTTCACCGCCCAAGAGATCGAGGCGGCTCTGGCGCACCATCCGCGGATCGGTGAGCGTGCCGACGGCCAGAGCCGCGAGGCGACGATGTCGCGTTCGGAGCAGGCGGGCATCGACCCCGCGGACAGCGAGATCCAGCAGGCGCTTCAAGCGGGGAACCGGCGCTACGAAGAGCAGTTCGGTCGGGTCTTCCTGATCCGTGCTGCCGGCCGAAGTGCCGACCAGATCCTGTCGATTCTGCAGGATCGCCTGCAGAATGATGCCGTCGCCGAGGAACGCGTCGTCGCAGGTCAACTGCGCGAGATCGCGCTGCTCCGATTGAAAGGAACCGTGACCGCATGA
- a CDS encoding TIM barrel protein produces MTYTVNCSILLTELPLLERPAAAKAAGFDAVEFWWPFSTSVPLDAEVDAFIAAVRDAGVRLTGLNFNAGDMPGGDRGLLSWPARGAEFRDNLAVVAGIGDMLGTKGFNALYGNRIVGIDPAAQDAVAVENLAAAAAAIAPIGGTVLVEPVSGADRYPLRTAAQALDVIDHVRTSTGARNLALLADFYHLAVNGDDVAAVIEEHAPSFGHIQIADNPGRGAPGTGTLPIDAWIARSQELGYSGYIGLEYKAPIETAFTWATESISGTR; encoded by the coding sequence ATGACGTACACGGTGAACTGCTCGATCCTCCTCACGGAGCTGCCCCTGCTGGAGCGTCCGGCGGCTGCGAAGGCGGCCGGATTCGACGCGGTCGAGTTCTGGTGGCCCTTCTCCACGTCGGTGCCCCTGGATGCCGAGGTCGACGCGTTCATCGCTGCGGTCCGCGACGCCGGAGTGCGGCTGACCGGCCTGAACTTCAACGCGGGCGACATGCCGGGCGGAGACCGCGGCCTGTTGTCCTGGCCGGCGCGCGGCGCCGAGTTCCGTGACAACCTCGCGGTCGTCGCGGGAATCGGCGACATGCTTGGCACCAAGGGCTTCAACGCCCTGTACGGCAACCGCATCGTCGGCATCGATCCCGCGGCGCAGGATGCTGTCGCGGTGGAGAACCTCGCCGCAGCGGCCGCGGCCATCGCCCCGATCGGGGGCACCGTGCTGGTCGAGCCGGTCAGCGGCGCCGACCGCTACCCGCTGCGCACCGCGGCTCAGGCGCTCGACGTCATCGACCACGTGCGCACCTCGACCGGCGCACGCAACCTCGCCCTCCTCGCGGACTTCTACCACCTCGCCGTCAACGGCGACGATGTGGCGGCCGTGATCGAGGAGCACGCCCCGTCGTTCGGTCACATCCAGATCGCGGACAACCCGGGCCGGGGCGCTCCCGGCACCGGAACGCTCCCGATCGACGCCTGGATCGCCCGCAGTCAAGAACTCGGCTACTCCGGCTACATCGGGCTCGAGTACAAGGCGCCCATCGAGACCGCCTTCACCTGGGCGACCGAGAGCATCAGCGGGACCCGCTGA